One Pullulanibacillus sp. KACC 23026 DNA segment encodes these proteins:
- a CDS encoding L,D-transpeptidase family protein, whose translation MLESGEKFEGLRRNRRTKNSKKWGKRWIWIISILVFAGLILGGLFYYQTHYFNVHTTINGVQVGRLSPKQALNKLEASQLKNEIYVGQKLIVNGKNTEMGFTSQDLPQVENVLKKQQTLLPSFKEKNYPLVPNGRSQAQSQMLKDLLKQKVTEMNKNLKAPQDATVKLDQGKIVVTKSVMGEQYDVSRLLQNYEKQAYKSEIHLTPVYLQPVKETSSIVKNDENKIQAFLQRTINYKVQDKVYPLKVSDFVKNASISNKGQVVIHSAEAKKEIEKEIKKINDSQSTLNKPFQFKTHSGSVITVQGQTYGWALDVNKETKLLLDGFEKGQTSVTAANVYGNGWNDDAIGYKTTTNHGIGNTYAEVSIKQQRIWLYRNGKMVLTTNVVTGRTDVNQDTHPGVWYILYKRSPSILVGSEVGMTNYHVPVKYWAPFTNDGEGFHDASWRTNWSSTAYIHQGSGGCVNTPPSVMGQVYKNLDVYEPVVVY comes from the coding sequence TTGTTGGAAAGTGGAGAAAAGTTTGAAGGATTGAGAAGAAACAGGAGAACCAAAAACTCCAAAAAGTGGGGGAAGCGATGGATCTGGATAATAAGTATTCTTGTCTTTGCAGGACTCATTTTAGGTGGGTTGTTTTATTATCAAACCCATTATTTTAATGTTCATACGACGATCAACGGCGTACAGGTTGGCAGACTTTCGCCGAAACAGGCTCTAAATAAGTTAGAGGCGTCCCAATTGAAAAATGAGATCTATGTCGGCCAAAAGCTGATTGTTAATGGAAAAAACACCGAAATGGGTTTTACAAGCCAGGATCTCCCACAGGTAGAAAACGTATTGAAAAAACAACAAACGCTCTTGCCATCCTTTAAAGAAAAAAATTATCCATTAGTACCAAATGGCAGGTCTCAAGCTCAAAGCCAAATGTTAAAGGATCTCCTTAAGCAGAAAGTCACAGAGATGAATAAGAACTTGAAGGCTCCACAAGATGCGACTGTCAAATTGGATCAGGGTAAAATTGTGGTCACGAAAAGTGTGATGGGTGAACAATATGATGTTTCTAGATTGCTTCAGAATTACGAGAAGCAGGCATACAAGAGTGAAATTCATTTGACCCCGGTCTATCTTCAGCCAGTAAAAGAAACGAGCTCGATTGTTAAGAATGATGAGAATAAAATACAAGCTTTTCTACAGCGAACGATCAATTATAAGGTGCAAGATAAAGTTTATCCTCTAAAAGTCAGTGATTTTGTCAAAAATGCCTCTATATCGAACAAAGGGCAAGTGGTGATTCATTCAGCTGAGGCTAAAAAAGAAATTGAAAAAGAGATTAAGAAAATTAATGATTCCCAGTCAACCTTGAATAAACCGTTTCAATTTAAAACTCATTCTGGATCCGTTATAACGGTACAAGGTCAAACCTATGGCTGGGCACTTGATGTGAACAAAGAGACAAAGCTGCTTCTAGATGGATTCGAAAAAGGCCAAACTTCAGTCACAGCCGCAAATGTCTATGGAAATGGATGGAACGATGATGCGATTGGTTATAAAACGACCACCAATCATGGCATCGGAAATACTTATGCTGAGGTATCTATTAAGCAGCAACGCATTTGGCTTTATCGAAACGGAAAGATGGTTCTGACCACCAATGTCGTAACAGGAAGAACAGATGTGAATCAAGACACACACCCCGGCGTCTGGTACATCTTATATAAACGCTCGCCATCTATCCTTGTCGGCAGTGAAGTTGGAATGACAAACTATCACGTTCCAGTCAAATATTGGGCTCCTTTTACAAATGACGGTGAAGGCTTCCATGATGCAAGCTGGCGAACCAACTGGTCAAGTACAGCCTACATCCACCAAGGCTCAGGCGGCTGTGTCAACACACCCCCAAGTGTCATGGGCCAAGTCTACAAAAACCTAGATGTCTACGAACCTGTTGTCGTATATTGA
- a CDS encoding multidrug effflux MFS transporter → MDSKEMNHPLRLALLLVTFSVLGPFTFDMYLPSFPQIMTYFGTKASTVQLSLTACLLGLAVGQIALGALSDVFGRRKPLIIAMIIYFLSSIGCAFAPNMVVFILLRFIQGFSVSAGSISNAIVRDKFSGVELTRFFSLLSMMSSVGPLLAPLAGSTIISFSPWFGVFVFLGFLGLFLTINTTWRLKESLPKEKRIPADFKGLLTNFITLFKNKTFMGYALAQGLMMAGIFAYVSGTPFIYQKIYGVSPTIFSMLFALNGISLILGAQVVRRLAGRMSETRILQMGLSLAFLASIAVLIVVLLHGPLFSLVIPLFLFVASLGLIGPVSFTLAMASQGHIAGSASALLGVLPFLLGSFSSPLVGVAGEYSALPLGIILFTTSSLALTVYLGLVKNTKLTAPANEIAN, encoded by the coding sequence ATGGACTCAAAGGAGATGAACCACCCTTTAAGATTGGCGCTTTTGCTAGTCACTTTTTCAGTGTTAGGCCCTTTTACTTTTGACATGTACCTGCCATCCTTTCCGCAAATTATGACCTACTTCGGAACGAAGGCCTCAACGGTTCAGTTGAGCTTAACTGCTTGCCTCTTAGGATTGGCGGTTGGGCAAATTGCTTTAGGTGCCTTAAGCGATGTCTTTGGGAGACGTAAACCATTAATCATTGCTATGATCATTTATTTTCTTTCTTCAATCGGTTGTGCGTTCGCTCCTAACATGGTCGTTTTTATTTTATTACGTTTTATACAAGGTTTTTCGGTCTCAGCCGGCAGTATTTCCAATGCCATCGTTCGTGATAAGTTCAGCGGAGTAGAACTGACCCGCTTTTTTTCGCTTCTCAGTATGATGAGCAGCGTCGGGCCGCTTCTAGCCCCGCTTGCAGGAAGCACGATCATTTCCTTTTCTCCTTGGTTTGGTGTGTTTGTCTTTTTAGGCTTCCTAGGTCTCTTTCTTACAATAAACACAACCTGGAGGTTAAAAGAAAGCCTGCCAAAAGAAAAACGTATCCCAGCCGATTTTAAGGGTCTGCTTACGAACTTTATAACTCTATTTAAAAATAAAACGTTTATGGGTTACGCCTTGGCACAGGGATTAATGATGGCTGGCATTTTTGCCTATGTATCTGGCACCCCATTTATCTATCAAAAAATTTATGGGGTTAGTCCGACTATCTTTTCAATGTTATTTGCATTAAATGGAATCAGCTTAATTTTAGGTGCCCAGGTTGTAAGGAGACTAGCGGGTCGTATGTCAGAAACCCGTATTCTTCAAATGGGACTGTCACTCGCCTTCTTGGCAAGTATCGCCGTTCTGATTGTCGTGCTCTTGCATGGACCGCTCTTTTCCTTAGTAATTCCGCTTTTCTTATTCGTTGCCTCCCTTGGACTTATCGGACCCGTGTCCTTTACCTTGGCCATGGCATCACAAGGTCACATCGCCGGCAGTGCTTCAGCCTTATTGGGAGTCCTTCCATTTTTATTAGGTTCTTTTTCCTCTCCATTAGTAGGCGTGGCAGGCGAATATTCAGCACTCCCACTAGGCATCATCCTATTTACCACCAGCTCATTGGCCTTAACCGTTTACCTTGGCCTCGTTAAAAACACAAAACTCACCGCCCCTGCCAATGAAATTGCAAATTGA
- a CDS encoding MOSC domain-containing protein: MNEEKNVAHSGSVIAVCLSGKHTFSKNIQEKIRLVEGLGVEGDAHFGSTVKHRSRVAQNPNQPNLRQVHLIHRELFEELEDRFSIEPGQMGENITTVGINLLDLPTGTKLYIGGTAIVQVTGLRNPCAQIDEFKPGLLKAVLDKDSEGTVIRKAGIMGIILQSGEVKPGDSIIVEWPSKPYKKLERV, translated from the coding sequence ATGAACGAAGAAAAAAATGTGGCCCATTCAGGAAGCGTGATCGCTGTATGCTTAAGCGGTAAACATACGTTTAGTAAAAATATTCAAGAAAAAATTAGATTAGTTGAAGGATTAGGGGTTGAAGGGGATGCCCATTTTGGTTCAACGGTTAAGCATCGTTCCAGAGTCGCCCAGAATCCGAACCAACCCAACCTTAGGCAAGTGCATTTAATTCATCGGGAGTTATTTGAAGAATTGGAGGACAGATTCTCTATTGAGCCCGGACAAATGGGTGAAAACATTACAACTGTTGGCATCAATCTCCTCGATTTACCGACGGGTACGAAATTGTATATTGGTGGGACAGCTATTGTTCAAGTGACCGGTCTGCGAAATCCATGTGCTCAAATTGATGAGTTTAAACCCGGTCTTCTAAAAGCGGTTTTAGATAAAGATTCAGAAGGCACCGTTATTAGAAAAGCTGGAATTATGGGGATCATTTTACAAAGCGGCGAAGTAAAGCCAGGTGACTCTATTATTGTAGAATGGCCTTCAAAACCATATAAAAAGCTTGAACGTGTTTAA
- a CDS encoding ribonuclease J, whose translation MSTTENALSIYALGGMNEIGKNMYVFEYADEIIVIDCGNKFPDESLLGIDLIIPDVSYLVENKEKVKALIVTHGHEDHIGGIPFFLKELNVPVYATRFTLGLIELKLKEHKLLRESELIEINPNSRLHFEHIRVSFFKVTHSIPDCLGIVFHTPEGTIVHTGDFKFDLTPENNEKSDIHKMAEIGRQGVLLLLSESTNAERPGLTPSEQAVGEHLLTAFMKAKRKVIVSTFASNVSRVQQIVNAAEKTNRKLVLLGRSMVNVVQVAINRGYLKVPVGMMIDQQDINELPPEEVTILCTGSQGEQLAALSRLSTGNFRGVEVLPDDMVIFAAGPIPGNERKVTTIVDHFFALGAHVIYGSGSTSGMHVSGHGYQEDLKLMLTLMKPTYFIPIHGEHRMLHHHRLLAESVGVEPGNTFILKNGDVVKIKQDIARQTRTIPVGDTYVDGGGVGNIGDFVLRDRKKLSEDGMVIIVLTMSKGKGKLMSEPETISRGFLDSDFKEIRKDVNQLTAKTVKELLEADRNSRNVIKKQLKKSIRDYIYTKTKKEPMVVPIIVEM comes from the coding sequence TTGAGCACCACAGAGAATGCCCTATCTATTTATGCATTAGGCGGTATGAATGAAATCGGGAAAAACATGTATGTATTCGAATATGCGGATGAGATCATCGTCATCGATTGCGGCAATAAGTTTCCAGATGAAAGCTTATTAGGAATTGACCTCATCATCCCTGATGTTTCTTATTTGGTTGAAAATAAGGAAAAAGTCAAGGCTTTGATTGTCACGCATGGTCATGAAGATCATATAGGCGGGATTCCTTTCTTTTTAAAAGAATTGAATGTGCCTGTTTATGCGACACGCTTTACACTCGGATTAATCGAGCTCAAATTAAAAGAGCATAAACTCTTGAGGGAAAGTGAACTGATCGAGATCAACCCAAACTCAAGACTTCATTTCGAACATATAAGGGTGAGCTTTTTCAAAGTCACGCATAGTATTCCGGATTGCTTAGGAATTGTCTTTCATACTCCAGAGGGAACGATTGTACATACGGGTGACTTTAAGTTTGATCTAACTCCTGAGAATAATGAGAAATCAGACATTCATAAAATGGCCGAGATCGGGCGTCAGGGAGTCTTGCTTCTTTTGTCTGAGAGTACCAATGCAGAAAGGCCAGGCTTAACGCCATCCGAACAAGCGGTAGGAGAGCATTTGTTAACTGCTTTCATGAAAGCAAAACGCAAAGTAATTGTTTCAACCTTTGCTTCAAATGTGAGCCGTGTTCAACAAATAGTGAATGCCGCAGAAAAAACCAATCGAAAGCTAGTGTTGCTTGGACGAAGCATGGTGAATGTCGTACAGGTCGCCATTAATCGAGGCTATTTAAAAGTCCCGGTTGGCATGATGATTGACCAACAAGACATAAATGAACTGCCGCCTGAAGAGGTCACCATCTTATGTACAGGCAGTCAAGGTGAACAACTGGCGGCGCTATCCCGGCTTTCCACTGGGAATTTTCGCGGTGTGGAAGTCTTACCTGATGATATGGTGATCTTTGCGGCAGGGCCAATACCTGGGAACGAACGAAAAGTCACAACCATTGTTGACCATTTTTTTGCACTTGGAGCTCATGTGATTTATGGTTCAGGAAGCACGTCCGGCATGCATGTCTCCGGTCATGGCTATCAAGAAGATTTGAAACTCATGCTGACATTAATGAAACCAACCTATTTTATACCTATTCACGGGGAGCATCGAATGCTGCACCATCATCGTCTATTAGCTGAATCGGTGGGAGTGGAGCCGGGCAATACATTTATCTTAAAAAACGGTGACGTGGTTAAAATCAAACAAGACATTGCTCGGCAGACCCGAACGATACCAGTCGGAGATACTTATGTAGATGGGGGAGGTGTAGGAAATATTGGCGACTTTGTGCTAAGGGACCGCAAAAAACTGTCAGAGGATGGTATGGTGATCATTGTTTTAACAATGAGTAAAGGAAAAGGTAAATTGATGTCCGAACCCGAAACCATTTCTCGAGGTTTTTTGGATAGCGACTTCAAAGAAATTCGAAAAGACGTCAATCAACTTACAGCAAAAACCGTGAAGGAACTTTTAGAAGCCGACCGAAACTCCCGGAATGTCATCAAAAAACAACTGAAAAAATCAATACGAGACTATATCTACACAAAAACTAAGAAAGAACCGATGGTCGTACCCATCATTGTTGAAATGTGA
- the thiM gene encoding hydroxyethylthiazole kinase, with protein MLERIGETLEKVRLTTPLVHNITNVVVTNYTANGLLALGASPVMAYSRKEVADMAKIAGALVLNIGTLNEDVVEAMLIAGQSANEKGVPVIFDPVGAGATPYRTETARQLVESINMTLIRGNAAELANVVGEAWAIKGVDSSEGNGNVRELAYRAAKKLNTVVTITGPEDVVTDGNVTYVCTNGHPLLTKVTGTGCLLTSVIGAFAAVESDPLKAAASALTVYGVAAELAYAKSGEEGPGRFQIELLNQLALVSPNDIIQNGRLEQLKA; from the coding sequence ATGTTAGAAAGAATCGGGGAAACACTTGAGAAAGTTCGGTTGACGACCCCGCTAGTACATAATATTACGAATGTTGTGGTGACCAATTATACAGCGAATGGCTTATTAGCACTTGGCGCCTCACCCGTTATGGCTTATTCGAGAAAAGAAGTCGCTGACATGGCCAAAATAGCAGGTGCTCTTGTGCTAAACATAGGTACTCTAAATGAGGATGTGGTGGAGGCGATGCTAATTGCGGGCCAATCCGCTAATGAGAAGGGTGTGCCCGTTATTTTTGATCCTGTTGGAGCAGGTGCCACTCCTTATCGGACAGAAACCGCTCGTCAACTGGTTGAATCCATAAATATGACTTTAATTCGCGGAAATGCGGCAGAACTGGCCAATGTGGTTGGAGAAGCCTGGGCCATTAAAGGCGTTGATTCGAGTGAGGGCAACGGGAACGTAAGAGAACTGGCATATCGTGCGGCAAAAAAATTAAACACAGTTGTCACCATAACAGGTCCTGAAGATGTCGTAACAGATGGCAATGTAACCTATGTCTGCACAAATGGTCATCCGCTGTTAACTAAAGTCACGGGCACAGGGTGTTTGTTGACATCCGTTATCGGTGCTTTCGCAGCTGTTGAATCGGATCCTCTAAAGGCAGCCGCTTCTGCTCTTACAGTCTATGGCGTGGCAGCAGAGCTAGCCTATGCTAAATCTGGTGAGGAAGGTCCAGGGCGTTTTCAAATAGAATTGCTCAATCAACTTGCTCTCGTCTCACCAAATGACATTATTCAGAACGGACGACTGGAACAACTTAAGGCGTAA
- the thiD gene encoding bifunctional hydroxymethylpyrimidine kinase/phosphomethylpyrimidine kinase: MKTYKALTIAGSDSGGGAGIQADLKTFQELGVYGMSAITAVTAQNTTGVQGVYPVPTIGVVEQLQSIGEDLPPDALKTGMLFSPEIIMAVSEYIRSFKWENLVMDPVMIAKGGASLLQQEAVHALKKELLPLATVITPNIPEAEVLAEITIRTPQDKCEAAKRLHDLGAAYVVVKGGHDTEADEVVDVLYDGHNFDYFNSQRIQTVNTHGTGCTFSAALTAELAKGKTVKQAVQVAKSFIQCAIQYDLGLGHGHGPTNHWAYNQFAGSEIDG; encoded by the coding sequence GTGAAAACCTATAAAGCATTGACAATCGCCGGATCAGATAGTGGAGGGGGGGCGGGGATACAAGCTGATCTTAAAACCTTCCAAGAGCTGGGTGTCTATGGGATGTCTGCCATCACCGCGGTCACCGCACAAAACACAACGGGAGTGCAAGGGGTCTATCCCGTACCGACAATAGGGGTAGTCGAACAACTCCAATCAATTGGCGAGGATTTGCCGCCGGATGCTTTAAAAACAGGGATGTTGTTCAGCCCAGAAATTATTATGGCCGTGTCTGAATACATTCGCTCTTTTAAATGGGAAAATCTGGTTATGGATCCCGTGATGATTGCAAAAGGAGGGGCATCATTGCTTCAGCAAGAAGCGGTTCATGCCCTGAAAAAGGAACTTCTGCCTTTAGCGACTGTCATAACCCCTAATATTCCCGAAGCTGAAGTGTTGGCAGAAATAACTATCCGTACACCTCAAGACAAATGCGAAGCAGCCAAACGTTTACATGACTTAGGGGCAGCCTATGTTGTTGTAAAAGGTGGACATGACACTGAAGCAGACGAAGTTGTCGATGTTTTATATGACGGACACAACTTTGATTATTTCAACTCACAAAGAATCCAGACAGTCAACACACATGGCACCGGGTGTACCTTTTCAGCAGCCCTAACCGCAGAGCTTGCAAAAGGCAAAACAGTTAAGCAAGCGGTTCAGGTCGCCAAGTCGTTTATTCAATGTGCGATCCAATATGATCTGGGACTGGGACACGGTCATGGCCCAACCAATCATTGGGCTTACAATCAATTTGCAGGGAGTGAGATCGATGGCTAA
- the thiE gene encoding thiamine phosphate synthase, with amino-acid sequence MAKRSPEAIKELLNVYFIMGSPNCNRDPRDILKEAIQGGITLFQFREKGTGSLEGEAKRQLAKDLQAICKQHQIPFIVNDDLDLALELDADGVHIGQEDAPARDVRQRLGEEKLVGISAHTVEEALSAIQEGADYLGVGPIYPTTTKEDAKPARGMELVQTLRQKGISFPIVGIGGINPANASDVIEEGADGVSVITAISQAEHVVQTTNELKKAVHQIK; translated from the coding sequence ATGGCTAAACGTTCTCCAGAAGCGATCAAGGAGCTATTAAACGTCTATTTTATAATGGGAAGTCCGAATTGCAACCGCGATCCTCGTGATATTTTAAAAGAAGCGATTCAAGGCGGGATCACGCTTTTTCAATTTCGCGAAAAAGGGACTGGATCACTAGAAGGTGAGGCGAAACGACAACTCGCCAAAGACCTGCAAGCGATCTGCAAACAGCATCAGATTCCTTTTATTGTCAATGATGATTTGGATCTGGCACTTGAACTGGATGCAGATGGTGTTCACATAGGTCAAGAGGATGCACCCGCACGAGACGTCCGTCAACGACTCGGTGAAGAAAAGCTTGTCGGCATATCCGCTCATACGGTGGAGGAAGCACTGTCTGCCATTCAAGAAGGGGCAGACTATCTAGGTGTAGGGCCCATTTACCCGACAACGACGAAAGAAGATGCCAAACCTGCACGAGGAATGGAGCTAGTCCAAACGTTACGACAAAAAGGGATTTCTTTTCCCATTGTCGGAATCGGAGGGATTAACCCGGCGAATGCTTCTGACGTCATAGAAGAGGGAGCGGATGGTGTGTCCGTCATCACCGCTATTAGTCAGGCTGAACACGTTGTCCAAACGACGAATGAATTAAAAAAAGCTGTTCACCAGATTAAATAA
- a CDS encoding solute carrier family 23 protein, with amino-acid sequence MEIEQQSSNQTHLTVGYDEKLPPLQSFLYGLQHVFVSNVWLDPIFVAAMVGMPLALASNIVNAIFLAAGFVTLIQATKLVRLPIVQGPSAAFDSLMISAGKANGLAAAGGGILLSAIIVFILSITGLIGRLRVLFTPVISGTVIFVVGVALSGFTLSEFLGGASGSPTFATVTTLSMSIPTTLIVLFLSTFGRKKWRSFAFLIALIAGDIIATLLGQTHFSQIGTKAWFGLPHFLPYGHLTFKWDSFVMFFVAYIVAVIEAMGVYQAGAEMIQVNLDSRRIRNGFAGESIGSIISTLIGGFPTTAYGQNVGLLRLTGVASRFPVIVAGIIFLILGFVPKAGAILALTPDPVVGGIFLPAAASLIFTGISILTKMERSDVNFTIAGLSILLAIALPSYFSGVKGPIGTFLSNSVLVGTITAFLLQFILITVPGWFGKKETT; translated from the coding sequence ATGGAAATAGAACAACAATCGAGTAATCAGACGCATTTAACGGTGGGGTATGATGAAAAACTGCCGCCTTTACAGTCCTTTTTATACGGCTTACAGCATGTTTTTGTTTCAAACGTCTGGTTGGATCCTATTTTTGTCGCGGCCATGGTGGGGATGCCGCTTGCACTCGCGTCAAATATAGTCAATGCCATTTTTCTTGCAGCAGGCTTCGTGACCTTGATCCAAGCAACGAAACTGGTGCGACTGCCAATTGTTCAGGGGCCGTCTGCCGCCTTTGATTCACTCATGATCTCAGCTGGAAAAGCAAATGGCCTGGCCGCTGCGGGTGGCGGAATCTTATTAAGTGCCATTATTGTCTTTATCCTATCAATAACGGGATTAATTGGAAGACTAAGAGTGTTGTTTACGCCCGTTATCTCTGGGACGGTTATATTTGTTGTTGGTGTCGCTTTATCAGGATTTACATTATCCGAATTCTTAGGAGGGGCTTCAGGGTCACCAACCTTTGCGACGGTCACGACTTTATCGATGTCGATTCCGACCACCCTAATCGTTCTCTTCCTTTCGACTTTTGGCCGAAAAAAATGGCGATCATTCGCTTTTCTAATCGCACTTATAGCAGGAGATATCATCGCAACTCTCTTAGGTCAAACTCATTTCTCTCAAATCGGAACAAAAGCGTGGTTTGGTCTTCCTCACTTTTTACCATATGGTCATTTAACGTTTAAGTGGGATTCATTTGTTATGTTTTTTGTGGCCTATATTGTCGCGGTCATTGAAGCCATGGGAGTCTATCAAGCGGGAGCTGAGATGATTCAGGTCAACCTCGATTCGAGGCGGATTCGCAATGGATTTGCGGGAGAATCAATCGGTTCAATCATTTCCACCTTAATTGGCGGGTTTCCAACAACGGCTTATGGCCAAAATGTGGGATTACTTCGGTTAACGGGTGTTGCGTCTCGTTTTCCGGTTATTGTAGCTGGGATTATCTTTCTCATACTGGGTTTTGTTCCAAAGGCAGGAGCTATTCTTGCGCTCACCCCAGACCCCGTTGTTGGGGGGATTTTCTTACCCGCTGCCGCTTCCTTAATTTTTACGGGGATTTCAATTTTAACTAAAATGGAACGGTCAGACGTCAATTTTACGATTGCGGGACTGTCCATTTTACTTGCGATTGCCTTGCCTAGTTATTTTTCAGGTGTAAAAGGTCCTATTGGCACCTTTTTATCAAATAGTGTACTGGTCGGAACGATTACAGCGTTTCTTTTACAGTTTATTTTAATAACAGTGCCTGGCTGGTTTGGAAAGAAGGAGACAACTTGA
- a CDS encoding CoF synthetase, whose translation MREESLTLTDKLLNFIQTYNDWNSNQSETYETAFNRLALDMFKFQFKHNLPYKKFCQSKRRTPLTVKRWLDIPPMPIQGFKELTLTCEPVEAAEGVFMTSGTTNPEKKGCHYHPRFTTWDASMKGPYKQFVLPDREKITTFVLSPAADRNQHSSLSRYLSKSVEYFGTGKSQFFFNENGLDMEGFVSALRASEESKDPVLLIGATFSYVHILDYCRAHGLKFSLPIKSRIFDTGGFKGQSREVEMEQLYEDFHSFFDVPREWCINMYGMTELCSQAYDQTIRTNLLSGQSIRDKAGPAWFRTLVLDPNKLEPVEKGQKGVLAHFDLANWNSCLAILTEDLGYQTDNGFVLLGRVEGSEARGCSIAVDQLLQANK comes from the coding sequence TTGAGAGAAGAAAGCCTAACACTAACTGATAAGCTTTTAAACTTTATTCAGACTTATAATGATTGGAATTCTAATCAAAGTGAAACTTACGAGACGGCGTTTAATCGTTTGGCTTTAGATATGTTTAAATTTCAGTTCAAGCATAATCTCCCTTATAAGAAGTTCTGTCAATCAAAGAGACGAACACCTTTAACCGTGAAGCGATGGCTGGATATTCCGCCTATGCCGATTCAGGGTTTCAAGGAGTTGACCTTAACCTGTGAGCCGGTTGAAGCAGCAGAGGGCGTCTTTATGACAAGTGGGACGACCAACCCTGAGAAAAAAGGCTGTCATTATCATCCACGGTTTACAACATGGGATGCTTCAATGAAAGGGCCTTATAAACAATTTGTCTTACCTGACAGGGAAAAAATAACAACTTTTGTTTTATCTCCAGCTGCTGATAGGAATCAACATTCTTCGCTTTCAAGATATTTATCCAAATCTGTTGAGTATTTTGGAACTGGAAAAAGTCAATTTTTCTTTAATGAAAACGGGTTAGATATGGAAGGGTTTGTTTCTGCTTTGCGAGCTTCTGAGGAAAGCAAAGATCCTGTTCTATTGATTGGAGCGACTTTTTCTTATGTTCACATTCTTGATTATTGCCGGGCTCACGGCTTGAAATTCTCTTTACCTATTAAGAGTCGGATTTTTGATACAGGTGGCTTTAAAGGTCAGTCTCGTGAAGTTGAAATGGAACAGCTTTATGAGGACTTCCATTCCTTTTTTGATGTTCCTCGTGAATGGTGCATTAATATGTACGGCATGACGGAATTGTGTTCTCAGGCTTATGACCAGACTATCCGTACGAATCTATTGTCGGGTCAAAGTATCAGGGATAAGGCAGGGCCAGCGTGGTTTCGTACCCTAGTCTTGGATCCTAATAAATTAGAACCCGTTGAAAAAGGTCAAAAGGGTGTTCTTGCTCATTTCGATTTGGCAAATTGGAATTCTTGTCTAGCCATTCTAACGGAAGATCTCGGTTACCAGACGGATAATGGTTTCGTTCTTCTTGG